A genome region from Dehalococcoidia bacterium includes the following:
- a CDS encoding D-alanyl-D-alanine carboxypeptidase: MRRVAIALLALLLVLIAPQPARAAGPPAVGATEVAVLDAATGRLLYGKNERAPVHPASLTKMVTALVALEVGRLDDLVAIDVDARAMPRSTVMGLRPGMILPLEDLLYGLMLPSGNDAALAIARHLAGSEAAFVAMMNHRVHQMGLQQTHFVNPHGLDHPYHLSTAEDLARIAREAMQNEHFVRIVSTLTWTVRADPPYPIANLNLLLGNYPGADGVKVGYTRRAGRAYAASATRDGHRMIAVVLRSPNPAAESAALLDWAFAQRRADVEGAS, from the coding sequence ATGCGTCGTGTCGCGATTGCGCTGCTGGCGCTGCTGCTTGTCCTCATTGCCCCGCAGCCTGCCCGCGCAGCCGGCCCCCCCGCTGTTGGAGCAACCGAAGTCGCCGTGCTCGATGCGGCCACGGGGCGTTTGCTCTACGGCAAGAACGAGCGCGCGCCCGTCCATCCGGCGAGCCTCACCAAGATGGTGACCGCATTGGTCGCTCTCGAGGTGGGACGGCTTGACGACCTGGTGGCGATCGACGTTGACGCGCGCGCGATGCCGCGGAGCACGGTGATGGGCCTCCGCCCGGGGATGATCCTTCCGCTTGAGGATCTCCTGTACGGGCTGATGCTTCCCTCAGGGAACGACGCCGCTCTTGCGATCGCGCGCCACCTTGCCGGCTCCGAGGCCGCGTTTGTCGCGATGATGAATCATCGAGTCCATCAGATGGGGCTGCAGCAGACGCACTTCGTCAATCCGCATGGCTTGGACCATCCCTACCATCTGAGCACCGCCGAAGACCTCGCCCGGATTGCACGGGAGGCAATGCAGAACGAGCACTTCGTCCGGATCGTCTCGACTCTGACCTGGACTGTCCGTGCTGACCCGCCCTACCCGATCGCAAATCTGAATCTGCTGCTTGGCAACTACCCGGGCGCGGATGGCGTGAAGGTCGGGTACACTCGTCGCGCTGGACGCGCCTACGCTGCGTCGGCCACCCGGGATGGGCACCGCATGATCGCTGTCGTGCTCCGGAGCCCAAATCCGGCTGCGGAGTCGGCAGCCCTCCTCGACTGGGCCTTCGCGCAGCGCCGCGCC